A region of the Oscarella lobularis chromosome 17, ooOscLobu1.1, whole genome shotgun sequence genome:
CGCGCGGTCCAATGAGCAATCGGACGTTTTCATATTGGAAAGCACCTCGTGGGCTTATACGGGATCGCCTCGAGCCACGTGTCTGGCACGTGAAACACCACGCCAAGCATGGATTTCACCACGAGGCCAACAACTTACGAACTGTCCTTTTCTAAGGCAGAACGATCGTCCGAATTGCTGCGATCTGCTCAAAATGATCGTCTGTCGAAGAcattcatcgacgtcgtcttaaTTCTCGacaacggcgtcgaaattccCGCTCATCGACTCGTGCTCGCTTCTGCGAGCACCTTTTTCCGTACAATGTTTACAATAAACATGCACGAAAGCTCCAAAGAGCGAATTCAccttcgcgacgtcgattcggccTCCATGGAGGCCCTCGTCGAGTTCGCGTATACGGGAAAAATTTCAATCACTTCcggtaatgacgtcactcttttCTGTACTGCTGATCGTCTTCTGTTTGAGGATGTCGTCGACTATTGCTCCACGGGGTTGTCTAAGCACGTGAATAAATCGAATTGTCTTACATGGATGACGTTCGCTTATGAGTACAATTGCGAGAAATTGCTATCAGTTGCTCTTCGACTTGCTGCTCTTCATATTGTTGATTTGGTGAAGACGGACGAATTTCGTAGTCTTTCGCTGGAAATCGTCTCTCAATTGTTAGCCACGGATGAATTGGCTGTGAGTCGAGAGGAAGACGTGTGGGACGTCGTCATGCAATGGATTCAAtacgacgaggaaaatcgGAAATCACGCTTTGAAGAACTTTCAAAAGTCGTGCGATTTCCTCTCATTGCAGAACGGGAATTTGTTCTATCACATCCCGTTGTTTCGGCTAACGACTCGTATCGCAGTCTCGTTCTTGAGAAGTCAAGAGAACCGCGTCCAACTCGTCGTCTTGGAAACAAAGTTCTTCTGGCAGTTGGCGGAGTCGTGAGTACCGAGTCGAAAGGCTTCTTCGCAGAGGACGCCACAGAAACGAAGACAGTCGAATATTACGATCATCTATCAAACGTCTGGAAAGAGTTTCCTTCGTTGAATGAAGCGAGATATAGTCCGGGCGTTGTCACTCTCGACAAGAGCGTCTATGCTATTGGAGGTTCGCGTAATCGTTCCGTTGAGCGATATGATTCGACGGAGGGTTGTTGGATGAGAGATGTTTCTCCCATGCACTTCAGTCGAAACGGTAAAGGAGTTGTTGTCCACGAGAATCGCATCTATGCAATGGGATCCACTACAGGCaagaaagatgacgtcacgctctGCGAACAGTAcaattcggcgacgaataGTTGGACAGTTCTTCAATCGTTATCGAAGCTTGTTTCAGTTAAAGGAACACTCGTATTAAACGATCATATCTATGTTCTCGCTTCTAACCTGATAGGTTTATCGGGATGCCACTTGGATGTTTTCAAGTACGATACCGTTGCAGATCGTTGGCTAGACGTCCCTTTCTGTTCTCAAGGCTACGACGACCCGGACCGTTTCGTGTTTCGATTTCTATGCGCAGACCGTAACTGTCTGCATCtacgtcgagaaattttATCGTGGCCCGATACGAAGCCTTTTGAACATTTAACGCTCGACGTACGCAACGGTCAGCTGACTCGTTATAAAGTTGGAGATTGTCCTCCTTTTCTCGATACTTTTCAGCGGTTCTATGAAAATACTTACTGCCTTTATAACGAAAAGGTATACAGCGTCGGTGGCGTGATGCGAGGCGAATGTCACGAAGCTTCGGATGTTCAAACGTTCTTTTGGTATGATATGAGTAGCGAAGTAGCGCAATACGTCGAAGGTCCTCGTCTCATGAAGAAGCGCTCGAGGTGTGGAGTCGCGGCAATTGACAGACGACTGACTTTCAATCTGtcctaaagagaaagaattctTTTGTTTGTGTGCATGCTCCATTTTGTTTTACTGCTAGTACATTATTTACGAATTACTGCAAAAGCTTGACTCATTTCCTTTATGCATTATAAAATCGTTGTTGCCGCTCTGACGGCATTCTCTCTCATTAAgaaagaatttattttgagaTAGAGCCAAATCTCATTAGTTTGAACGTGAAATTTAGGACTAACTCAGAACTTTTTCTATACCGATGTTAGGTAAAATAATAAGCGGATTTATGTGTTTCTGTTCATCTGTCAATCATGAATTCAAAAAGTGGTTAATGCTTGTTATTTTCTgtctttccttcttttgcTGTTATTCCCCTGTATACGGTTTCCCGGCCCATATGCCGAAGGATTTCCGTATTAGAATAAAACTGTAAACTGAATTGAACGGAACTGAACGTTATATCCGGGTCACAGTCCATTAAAAAGTAAGCCTTTTGACTGAGTTATTTCTCGAGACACGATTCGGCTATAGTGAAATGTCGTTCGAACTACCTTTTTTAGGCGCTGGTTGCTTTAGgaaaaagtgaggctccctaagAGGTCTCCCCGAGCATCTCCGCCTGTCAAACGAAAAGTAAGGCTCGCAGACTCGAGTTTATTATTCCATATGGCGATTCCATATAGGCCTACACCTAGACCGTGCAGTCGACGCGTCTCACTGGTTTCAGATGGCCCAAGAGGcgaagtttttcgtcgcgctTTCAGAGCTCGTCTCTCCTCAGTCATAAGTCTAACTCTATTTTCCGTTGATCTTAGAGAAGCTTAGAGGTTGTTCTTTGTGCGACTAATGTATGGAAGCGGGCGATATTCACAACGACCGCTGTGAGAAAAAATCTCGTGGTTCTAGCGACACTGAaccctcaaaaggggcctcaccagTTTTCTCACCTTGGGTTTTGTTTAGCCTTCATTCTTGTATTGGAAACGGTACCGACATATACGCTTGCTGTTTTTAGGTTCAGATTATTTTCGAGTACATATAGGACATCCGTACATATATTTATACACGTGTCGTTATCCGGGCATTGGCGGGCAATggtaaaagaaaagcgaacgttTTGACTGAATTTTTTCGCCAGACGCGCTTCGGTCTTGAGAATAGGCTTTTCAAAGCGGGTTCACTAAACGCAGGCGCTTTTACAAAAAGGTGAGGCTCCCTAAGCGGTCCCGCGAACAGATTTTCGTATTGCGAAGCGTAACGCAAAGGTTGCGACGCGTCTTCGTAATTCTGTTCACGAAAGGCCAACATTTTGACGGGGCAATCGAAGCGTCTCAGTGGTTCCCCATCGCTCTAGAGACGAATTTATCCGACGCCTTTTCGAAGCCCGTTTCTCGTGTGTCGCAAGCCGATTCTTTAGTCCGTAGCACAAAGTAAAGCTAAAAGATTAGTCTTACTATGGCTAGAATCATGCGAGCGCGCAATGTTCACAACGGCCTCTGCGACCCAAAGTTCCGTGGCCCTAGTGATACCGAATccccaaagggggcctcacctcgttttctttttgtggTCGTAGAGACGTTCATTAGTCATTCTCTCTTTGGCTGGAATCGAGCCTTTTGTCGTTCAGAGCCATTTAGAATCTTTAGTCGATTGACGTTTAGTCACCGTGACTTTGTGTTTCTCCCTTGCCAAAGGTAAGGTAATTCTCGCAGACGTCATTCAGTCTCGCTACAATGAGAAGTTTACGCGATTTAGATGAACGAATGTTCCTACGCGTCCGAAATgcgatcgaatcgacgtcgaagaggcTCAAAAAGTTTATGCAcgctttcgaagcgaaacgcagGTGAGCGAGCGCATCTCTCTCGACTCCACGAGAGAATGCAACACAACTGCTGCTCTCTGCTTCGACTATGAGTCCCAAAACTGTCTTTGACTGAATCTACGGCTACCCTGATACGGAcacgaaaaggaaattcCAATGTCATGTAATGATGTTCATTTAGGAGGGGCTTATGTGCTATTATTGATTGGTATTCAACCGTTGAAAAATTTTGGACAGAGACACTTTCATGTGATGAACCATCATTTTTTGATAATAGAGTCAACTGCGAACCAGCTTCGCAAAGGTAACCCAACCGCATGATTTCTTTACCAACGATTACACGTGTATGTGCACGTGGAGTGGAGCGTGCAGAAAATTTTTGCTGATGTAGCGTCACTGTttattttgtctttctcttttttgtgGTGTGTTGCGTATTTTTTTTATCTGTATGTATTAAGTAATTAATGTTTATCGGCATCATATTGGTCCGGTGGATCCAGGAAAAAACGTTCTCTCATCTTGCTGcatttcgacgtcggcgaaaatACGTCTGACCGGACGTAAAATTTTTGTATCCAAACACAGCGTTTTCCTCTTTGTCCACTAAATAGTAGCCCCTGGGAAGGCTCAGAAAATAGTGATCAAATGCATCTCGACCCCGGATGTTAACGATTTGGTTCttttcatcttcatcgtcttctacAATGGAAAAACTTTTATGGTCCCCCTAAAACATTCGCGGATCATGGCCAAGACACTCGCGACACAGGAGACGCCACTCACGAACACGATCCAGGCGAACCAGGCCAACACTAAGATCTCGAATATCATGAAGTTCTTCCTTGAAAAGCACTCCACAATCTGAACTACGACACCTACGTAACAAGCGTTTATCTAAAAAGCGTCTTCAATCTATTGCATTGATGATAGTGCTCCTCGCCTTAGGTAGAGTCGAGAAAGAGGAATAGATCGAGGACTGGATGCGTTATATCCGGGTCATAGTCTTATCGTCCCCTCGAGTCAGTGGATAGGGCCCGGACACTACGGGAAGTTACTCCTCAACTAAGATGGCGTCTCGAGAACTCGTGAGAGGGGTTCCGCTGTGATTGAAACATAAGGAAAAGGTTACGTAGCAGCAAATCCAATCGATCGAGGGGTCATTGTCTTGGAAGAAAAGCctttcgccttcgccgtGCGCGATGGAATTGTCGAGAAAGTGTGCCACGAATGCTTAGTCAGGTAAAATGCGGCGAAGAGACGTACGCCTCGTTTCGTGAGCCATTGGCGACG
Encoded here:
- the LOC136197594 gene encoding kelch-like protein 20, translating into MQWIQYDEENRKSRFEELSKVVRFPLIAEREFVLSHPVVSANDSYRSLVLEKSREPRPTRRLGNKVLLAVGGVVSTESKGFFAEDATETKTVEYYDHLSNVWKEFPSLNEARYSPGVVTLDKSVYAIGGSRNRSVERYDSTEGCWMRDVSPMHFSRNGKGVVVHENRIYAMGSTTGKKDDVTLCEQYNSATNSWTVLQSLSKLVSVKGTLVLNDHIYVLASNLIGLSGCHLDVFKYDTVADRWLDVPFCSQGYDDPDRFVFRFLCADRNCLHLRREILSWPDTKPFEHLTLDVRNGQLTRYKVGDCPPFLDTFQRFYENTYCLYNEKVYSVGGVMRGECHEASDVQTFFWYDMSSEVAQYVEGPRLMKKRSRCGVAAIDRRLTFNLS